Genomic window (Actinomycetota bacterium):
GGACCACCTCGGTGCCGGTCGCCTACAACGCCAAGGTCCGCAAGGTCGTCGGGTTCTCCCACCCGGACGCGCCGGCGCTGATGGTGCTGGCGAACTACCTGGACGACAAATATCTGCTCAGGGAGATCCGGGAGAAGGGCGGCGCCTACGGGGCGTCGGCCAACTTCGGCCGTGAGACCGGGTACTTCTCGTTCCTGACCTACCGCGACCCGCACATCGTCCGCACCCTGGAGGTGTGGGACAGGGCGGTGGAGGCGATTACCGACCCGTCGCTCACCGTCACGCCGGACGACCTGAAGGAGGCGATTCTGGCCTCGTGCGCTGCGGTCGACCCGCTGCTGTCCCCCGACACCAAGGGGCGCAGCCGCTTCTTCGACGACCTGGCCGGCTACACGCTGGAGCAGAAGGCGGCGTTCAAGCGGGGGCTGCTGTCGGCGACGGTCGACGACATCCGCCGGGTGGCGGCCAAGTACCTGACCGAAGGCGACTTCGCGCTGGCCTGCGTCACGAACCCGGCCAAGATCGAGGAAGCCAACAAGGAGCTGGGCGACCTCTACGAAGTCAGCCCCATCTAGTGGATGAATTAACTTTCGCCCTGGAGCTCGCCGGGGCGGCCGACGAGATCTCCATGAAGTACTTCGACCGGGACCCGGAGACCTCGGTGAAGAGGGATGGGTCACTGGTCACGGTGGCCGACAAGGAGATCGAGCAGCTCATCCGCCGGCGGATCCGGGAGCAGTTCCCGTCTCACGCGATCCTCGGCGAGGAGACCGGCCTGGAGGGGGACGCCGGCGCTCCGATCTGGATCGTCGACCCTATCGACGGCACCAACAACTACGCCTCCGGCATCCCGATCTTCGGGACGTTGATCGCCCTGAGGGTCAACGGCCGCACCGAGGTGGGGGTCGCGAGTGCGCCGGCGCTGGGAGAGCTGTACGACGCCGCCACCGGCGACGGCGCCCGCATGAACGGAAAGCCGATCCAGGTGAGCAAGGTCGATGCGATGGCCGACGCGGTGGTCTGCATCGGCTCCTACCGGCGGATGCGCAAGCGGGGCTACCGGGAGCAGCTGGACCGGATCTTCCAGGACTGCCGGCGGGACCGGGGCTTCGGGGACTTCTGGGGTTACATGCTGGTGGCCAAGGGAGCGGCCGAGGTGATGCTGGAGCCAAATCTCAACATCTGGGACGTAGCAGCTTTGGAGGTGATCCTCAGCGAGGCCGGGGGCCG
Coding sequences:
- a CDS encoding inositol monophosphatase family protein gives rise to the protein MDELTFALELAGAADEISMKYFDRDPETSVKRDGSLVTVADKEIEQLIRRRIREQFPSHAILGEETGLEGDAGAPIWIVDPIDGTNNYASGIPIFGTLIALRVNGRTEVGVASAPALGELYDAATGDGARMNGKPIQVSKVDAMADAVVCIGSYRRMRKRGYREQLDRIFQDCRRDRGFGDFWGYMLVAKGAAEVMLEPNLNIWDVAALEVILSEAGGRASTFAGEPYPESRITNYKSGDGSFMATNGLLHDDLVARLS